The window GTACTTCTTCTTATTAATTTTTACTGAATATCCCAGTTTTCCCTCATAATAAATAACATCCAGATCAGCCTTTTTATAATCATCAATCCTATGATATGTATAGGGCAACATGACACATCCATACTCGAGACCTTTTGACTTATGAATCGTTGTGCATAATACCGTGCATTTCACTTCATCTCTAGAATCAATAATCTCCCTTGCCATTTCCTCTTGTTCGGTTGTAATATTGATTTTAAGGCTGTTACAAATATAATTTAATGTAAGGTAATCAACACTATGACTCTTGATGATTTTTTCCAAAACAAGTTCATAGTTAACTTTATAGAATCTCTGCTCATCCACATTATCACTATAATTTAACCAGGGTTTACATTTATCAAAAATACGCTTTAGCACCATTAAAACCGGATTATTCTGAAGGCTCAGTATTATGTCTCTCCAACTCATCTGAAGAGTAGCTAAATAATATTGGTCCAATATATCAATAAGATATATAATCTGTTGTTCTTTTGTTTTCTTATAGAGCCCCTGAATATCAACTGTTATACCAATGTTATTTGAACATATTAAATTAAATAAATATATAGGCTCAAGCGGATTGTTTAAAGCTAATACAAGTTTATAAAAATCAATAGCTGGAGATAATTGAAATAGGTCACCTCCAACTTGTGTTTCCACCCTAACGCCTCTTTTTTTTGCCTCTTTGATAATGCTTTCAATTTGCCAGTTTTCCCGCACTAAAATAGCAACAGTGGCCTCTTCACGGTTTAGTTTCTTTTCTCTCCCTAGCTTTTCCATCAAATCACGTTGATGTTCTATCTCATCAAATAATTTGTTATATAAGTCAACTGTATCTTCATCACAGTCAATGACTCGAATTAATTCACTCTCTGAAAAATCGAACTCCAAGTCACTATTAAGCGAATCATTATTCTTAGAATTATCTGTTTTTGAAACAAAAGGCAAGTATCCCTGCCTACCTATTTGGGCGAAGATATCATCATACTTTTCTAATAATCTTCTATCAGTTCTGTAGTTCGTGTTAAGTGAATACTCCTCCCAAGTATCATACGAATAATTTAACTTATCAAAAGCTCCAATGGTTGCACCCCTAAAGCGGTAAATGCTCTGTTTCAAATCTCCAACAACAAAGAGTTTAAATCCAACAATGTCCTGCAAGCCCAAAAATGAACTAATCTGAACATCATCCGTATCTTGAAATTCATCAACGAATAAATACTTGTACTTAAAATCATCAAGTGTTTTGTAGTTTTCATTAATTACATTATTAAGCAGTATCATATATTCACTAAGGTTAATAATGTTATGCTCTTTCAATTCTTGGCTGTATTCATTTTCTGCTGCAATAACCACTTCACTAATCATTTCATTTAAGAATGGCATTACTTCAATACTTCCACCAAGTGCTGAGGTCGGAATACTTTTTATATCTATACTTTTGTTGTATAATTGCTTAGAAAAGCGCACAAGCAACTTTTTAAGTACATATATGGGAATTGATAAACTATTTATGAAATCCGGGGTTTCATCTTTTTTCCTTTTTACATAAGCATCTAAGTATTTCTCATAAATTTTCTCTCTGCTGAAATCGCTGGACGTGACTGAAAAAGATTTACCAAGTCCCAACTCAAATCCTGCAGTTTGGATAATTTTCTTTGCAAATTTATGAATTGTGGAAACTTGCATTTGTTCCACTTCTTCAATAAATTTTATGTATTTTGGGTTCTTTGTCAGATTGAAATAATTAATAAATAATTGTTTCAATCTTCTCTTCATATTATTAGCTGCTTCATTTGTGAATGTAACCATTGCAATTGAATCAGCCAAACTGATAACGGGTTTATTTTTATTGTTACACAGATATGCGATTCTCGAAACCATTGAATATGTCTTACCTGTTCCTGCCCCAGCCTTTACCAATGTGTTTTTCTCTGAATCTGCATGCTCTATATAAAACTGATTATTATTAAAGGAAGTATACACACTCAATATGTCTATCAGATCCTTTTCACTATCATTGTACTCACCTTCATAAATAGTTAAATCCTGAATCTCTTCTGACAAATTTTCAATCAAGTATACTTCAAAATTAAAACAGCGATAACTAACAATATTATCATTTTCAAAATTAGTACATATCTTATTTACATTTGCAATTATGTTGCCTTTTTGAGGACTCAACATTTTCTCAGCAAGTTTCTTATTCAACTGTCTTCTTACCTTGAGTAATTCACTCTTAACAGAAACAAATAGATATATCTTACTTCCGTAAAAATACAGCTCATATAATTTTTCAAGAAGAGCTTCATCTAATTCACTTTTAAAAACCTGTAAGACAGAATACGGAATGCTTTTCGTGTCTTGTGACATTTCTTTATTGTCATCCTTGTATAACCCAAGCGGTTCAAATAAACTTCTAATACTCCATACCAGAGCTTTATCTAAATAAGTATGTGGTATTGTTTTCATAGAGTTATAAGCAGCATTAATTTTGCTACCCAAAGAAATACTACTCACTAGATCTTCTTGAAATATGGTGAATTTTTTTTCAGATACAATATCTAGTCTTTTTTTCAGATAATCTTTTTCAGATAGAAATGGATAGCATACCATACTAATCACTAAAGGACTTATATTATAAGTATCCTTAATCATATTTAGTAAATTATATCTGTACACATTAGCCTGTTTTTTAGGAGAACCAACTGGTTCATTCTGCCCTAAAAGGTATATCGTATCCGCGTTTTCGACTCGTTCAATTTGGGGCAAATTCCAACCTTTGACTTCAATAATTAAGATTCCAATTTCCTTAGAAATGACACAAAAATCGAATTCTCTACCATTAACTTCAAGATTGTTGTAAACAACTATATCATCCGGCAAGTAAGCTTTAAGACAATCCCAAACCCTTTTTTCTCCTTCATATTCAGTTCCTCTGTTATTTATCATTAAAGCCATATTTACCTCCCGAAAGCAGCAAGTATTTTTCCAAACTTATATAGCTGTTTTTTGTGTTTTTTAATCATTTCTATTTATTGCTTATATCAGTATACTTGATGATTTTAATTATCACAGTATAAATCTTCATATTCAATCCAAAATAAATTAAAAGCGTTTAAAGGAATGAATTTATAGCTTAGATCCTTGTAATATTCTTCAAAATAATAAGGATTGTTAAGGAGTTTATTAATTTTATCAATTGGATATCTACTGATTACATTAAATAAATAATCAGTAGATACAACAGGTATATCTTCGCTATTATTCCAGCCTGTAAACATATCACTATTTGAAACAACCAAGGGAATTATTTGTTTAATATCATTGAAGCAAAGATTTTTAGCCTTTAGCAAATTACGATAACTTTCATTATCATTCAAAAAATATTTCTTAGATATTTGGGCTTGTGTAATTCCTTCTTTAATCCTTTCTTTTGCCTTATAATGACTGTATATATCTTCCGAACGTATTACAGATTTTGATTGTATAGCAAGCAAAAATCCTTCTTTAAATAAGATTGCATCAATATCAGAAAGTATCTTCTTCCCTTCTTTAACTTTTACATCTAATTCAATAAGCTGCCAACCATAAGACTTCATCATTTCAACGATCTGTAAATTGAATTCATTTCCGTATTTATTTGATAAATCTGGATTGAAGAACTGTTTGCTTATTTCACTTTTCGAATTAATAAAATTTAAAATAACGCTAATTACACCTTCAGAACATATAGGCAACGAATGAAAACATTCAAAGCTGCTTTCACCTACTTTTATTAGCGGTAGTAAAGATAATTTTTTATATATCTCACCTACCTCAAGTTGATTATTAACTATGAAATATTTAAAAAATCCTTGTATTTGGCTTTGAGTTAAAAAACTATTCTCCAAAACATACATGACAAAAAAATTCATATCAAATATAGAGGCATACTCATTTTTTACACTATTCCTTTTCTTCAAAAGCATACCGTCATAGAAAAAGAACATACATATCCCAATGATTACTCTCATTAAAACTTGCACTTGTTTTGAAACCTTTAAAAACAATAATTCATTTTCGGATAATCTAGTCAGAACTTTTATTTTATCTAAAACCAAGTCTGTTTCATTCTTTGTACACTTAAGATATTTACCTATTTCAATAATGTCATCTATTACATCGGGCATATAGTCCAGAATATGCAAATGTTCAGAGTATAGCCTTTGGGCAATACCCCGTCTTAATGAGATATATTTAGCATTCATCAATTGCCTGTCTTTTATGTCAATAATATACTTTAGCAAATTCCCTTTTTTGTCTATAGCACTGATTTTATATTCTCCAAAACAAAGCTTATCATAAATCGTATTAATACCCATAATTAATTTAGTCAACTCGAAAACTTTATTAAAATCACTTTTATAGTTAATATATGGATCACAGATAAAATCTCCTGTCAATAAATCATTCTGTAAATATTTTATTGCCATAGAAAATATGTATAAATTTACACGTTCATTATCAAGTCTTCTACCAAGCGAATAA of the Ruminiclostridium papyrosolvens DSM 2782 genome contains:
- a CDS encoding UvrD-helicase domain-containing protein produces the protein MALMINNRGTEYEGEKRVWDCLKAYLPDDIVVYNNLEVNGREFDFCVISKEIGILIIEVKGWNLPQIERVENADTIYLLGQNEPVGSPKKQANVYRYNLLNMIKDTYNISPLVISMVCYPFLSEKDYLKKRLDIVSEKKFTIFQEDLVSSISLGSKINAAYNSMKTIPHTYLDKALVWSIRSLFEPLGLYKDDNKEMSQDTKSIPYSVLQVFKSELDEALLEKLYELYFYGSKIYLFVSVKSELLKVRRQLNKKLAEKMLSPQKGNIIANVNKICTNFENDNIVSYRCFNFEVYLIENLSEEIQDLTIYEGEYNDSEKDLIDILSVYTSFNNNQFYIEHADSEKNTLVKAGAGTGKTYSMVSRIAYLCNNKNKPVISLADSIAMVTFTNEAANNMKRRLKQLFINYFNLTKNPKYIKFIEEVEQMQVSTIHKFAKKIIQTAGFELGLGKSFSVTSSDFSREKIYEKYLDAYVKRKKDETPDFINSLSIPIYVLKKLLVRFSKQLYNKSIDIKSIPTSALGGSIEVMPFLNEMISEVVIAAENEYSQELKEHNIINLSEYMILLNNVINENYKTLDDFKYKYLFVDEFQDTDDVQISSFLGLQDIVGFKLFVVGDLKQSIYRFRGATIGAFDKLNYSYDTWEEYSLNTNYRTDRRLLEKYDDIFAQIGRQGYLPFVSKTDNSKNNDSLNSDLEFDFSESELIRVIDCDEDTVDLYNKLFDEIEHQRDLMEKLGREKKLNREEATVAILVRENWQIESIIKEAKKRGVRVETQVGGDLFQLSPAIDFYKLVLALNNPLEPIYLFNLICSNNIGITVDIQGLYKKTKEQQIIYLIDILDQYYLATLQMSWRDIILSLQNNPVLMVLKRIFDKCKPWLNYSDNVDEQRFYKVNYELVLEKIIKSHSVDYLTLNYICNSLKINITTEQEEMAREIIDSRDEVKCTVLCTTIHKSKGLEYGCVMLPYTYHRIDDYKKADLDVIYYEGKLGYSVKINKKKYNNNNYNRNFEISQRIQEEARVLYVALTRAIHNFVWFRNVSEEAGLNWSKLLEGKT